CTGCAGGGCCGGCGTCTGACCAAAGTTGCGCCGCAGCTTGAGGACGACGACTTTGTCGTCCCGCTTGGACATGTCCTTGAGCAGGGAGTAGGTTCGATCCGTGCTGCCGTCATCGATGAAAATAAGCTCGTAAGGATCACCGACCCGATCCATGACCTCCTTCAGCCGGGCGTACATCTCCTCGACGTTCTCCGCCTCGTTGAAGAAGGGGACGATGATCGAGATCTTCGGGTTGGTCGCGTCGTTGGTCATTTGCGCAGTCCGTGATAGGTCGTCAATTCCGGCCCGCCGGGGCGAAAGAGGGCCCGGACCGAAGGGTCGGTCACAGCCTTCAGCTCGCCTTCCCGGAACCGGTTGATATAATACGGGCCGGTCAGGGCTTCCAGGGCAAAAAGCTCCGGCCGGACGTAACCCGGATGGATCATGATCTCGGCGGAGCCCCGGCCCGGACGCTCGATCAGGCGGCGCAAATCCGCCGCCGTCATCCGGCCGCTATTACATATACCATAAAACCGGTCGGTGATCACGAGCCCGGCCGAACGGACGGCGGCCCGGGCCCGCGCGCTCCAGAGGGTCAGCAGGACGGCCTTGGCGCTCTGGACCGGGTGCCGCGACAGGCGGAACTCGCGGATGAATCGAATCCCGCCGATCCCATACTCGCCGGCCAGGCGGGCCGCGATCCGGAAGACAGGCGGGTAGGCGTGCATGTGCTTTTCGCTGTCGACATGGCTCGGCCGCAGGCCCGCGGCCAGGGCTTTTTCGATCTGGGCCCGCAATTCGATCTCGACCTCGGCCGGGCGGGCCCGGCCGGCCGCCATTTTGCGCATCAAGCGGCTGGGACTGCCCAGAAAACGGCCGTCGGGGCCCAGGATCGTCGGGATCCGGGAGGCGGGCGACAGGGGCAGCCCGCGGACTAGATTCAGATGGACGCCGACGCCCAAGCGGGGGTTCTCCTTGGCCAGGACGACGGCTTGATCGAACCCGGGCATATTGGCCATGATCGTGGCGCTGGACAGGGCGCCGTTCCTGTGGGCCTCGATGATGCCCTCGTTGACGCAGGCGCACAGACCGAAATCGTCGGCGTTGATGATGATGCGGGCCATGGAAATTCTTTGCCCCGCAATTATAGTATAATCCTTCGGGATTTATTCAACATGTGTGGAATCTGCGGCATCTATGGACAAGCCGGCCTGCCGGAGGACGCCCGGGCTCTGACCCGGGCCATGTGCGACGTCATCGTCCACCGGGGGCCGGATGAGGACGGCTATTACGCCGACGGGCCCATCTCCCTGGGTATGCGGCGCCTCAGCATCATCGACCTCACCACCGGCCGCCAGCCCATCCACAATGAAGATAAGACGGTCTGGGTCGTCTACAACGGCGAAATCTTCAATTTTCCCGAGCTCAAGCCCGCGCTCATGGCCCGGGGGCACAAGTTCTACACCAACGCCGACACCGAGGTCATCGTTCATCTCTACGAGGAGCTGGGCGAGGAATTCGCAACTAAGCTCAACGGCATGTTCGCCATCGCCCTCTGGGACACCAAAGCCCGCAAGCTGGTCCTGGCCCGGGACCGGCTGGGCATCAAGCCTCTGCACTACGCCTGGCAGGACGGCCGGTTCTACTTCGGCTCCGAGATCAAATCCCTCCTCAAAGCAGGCGTCTCGCGCGAGATCGACCTCGAATCCCTGTCGCGCTATTTCACCTACGAATATGTCCCGACGCCCGAATCGATCTTCGCCAAGATCAAGAAAATCCCCCCCGCCCACCTGATGGTCGTCCGCGACGGCCAGAGCGAAGTCCGCCGCTATTGGGACGTCCACTATGCCGAGACCGCGCCGGCCCGGCGAAGCGAAGAATCCTGGGCCGAGGAGATCGCAGTACGCCTCCGCGAATCGGTGCACATGCGCCTGTTGAGCGACGTGCCGCTGGGCGTCTTTTTAAGCGGCGGCATCGACTCGAGCGCCGTCACGGCCCTGATGAGCGAGACGGCGGGCGGGCGGGTCAAGACCTTCTCCATCGGCTTCAAGGAAAAGACCTTCGACGAGCTCGACTACGCCAAGATCGTGGCCGACAAGTTCGGGACCGAGCACACCGAGTTTGTGGTCGAATCCCGCCAGGCAGCCGATCTGGTGCCGACGCTCATGGAGTATCTGGACGAACCGCTGGCCGACGCCTCGATCATCCCGACCTACGTCATCTCCAAGCTGGCCCGCAAGCACGTGACCGTGGCCCTGGCCGGCGACGGCGGGGACGAGCTGTTCGGCGGCTACGACACATATAAAGCCTTCAAAGTCGCCCGGCTGTACCGTAAGATCCCCGGCTTTCTTCGCCGTGGTCTGATCGGCCCGGCCGTCCGGCGGCTACCGGCGTCCGAGAAGCGATTGAGCTTCGAGTTCAAGGCCAAGAAGTTCACGGCCGGGGCCGAGTACCCGCCCGAGATCGCCAATACCTTGTGGTGGGGCGCCTACACGCCGGAGCTCAAGGCCCGGCTGCTTGCGCCCGGCCTGCGAGAGCATGTCTCGGCCGACCCGTTCGGCCCGATCCGCGAACAGGCCGCCCAAACCCGGGCCGCCGACCCTCTGGACCGCCTCGCCTACCTCGACCTCAAGCTCTATCTCCAGGACGACCTGCTGGTCAAAGTCGACCGCATGAGCATGGCCAACTCGCTCGAGATCCGCACCCCCTTCCTCGACTACACGTTTGTCGAGTTCGCAGCCACGATCCCCAGCCGGCTCAAGCTCAAGGGCTTCGAGTCCAAGCACATCCTCAAGAAGGCTCTGGCTTCGCGCTTGCCGGCGGAGATCCTGAACAAGAAGAAGATCGGGTTCGACATCCCGCTCGGGCCGTGGCTGCGCAACGAGCTGAAGCCGTTCGTCATGGACACGTTGTCGCCCGCCCGGCTGAAGCGGCACGGCTTCCTCGACGAGGGCTTCGTCCGCACCATCCTGGACGAGCACATGGCCGGCGCCCACAACCACCGTCAGCTTCTTTGGCCGCTGGTTATTTTCCAATTCTGGCACGACAAATACATCGCGGGCTGAGAAGCAGATGGTCGACAAGAAGCGGGTTTTCGAGGTCTTCAAGGGCCGGGGCTTCTGGACGACTCTTTACACCCGGATCAAGTTCAAGATCTGCCCGCTCTTGCCGGTCGAGCCGCATCTGCCCGCGGCCGGGCGATTCCTGGACCTGGGCTGCGGGAACGGCCTGTTCGCGGCCATTCTTAAGCTGGGCTCGCCGGAGCGGCGGGTGGCCGGCTTCGACCTGGACGAGGGCAAGGTCGCCCTGGCCAGGAAAACGTTCGAGGGCTGGGACGGGATGGACTTCTGGACGGGCGACGTGGTCGCCTCGGACTATCCGGCGGCGGACGCGATCACGATCATCGACGTCCTCTATCTCATCCCGTTCGAAGCCCAGGAGGCGATCCTGCGCAAGTGCCATGCGGCGCTGCCGCCGGGCGGTGTGCTGGCCCTCAAGGAAATGGACGACCGGCCGCGCTGGAAAGCGCGCTGGAACGCATTCCAGGAGACGCTGGCCGTCAAGATCATCGGCTTCACCCTGGGCGGCAAGTTCTATTTCGCCGGGCAGGGCGAGTACACCCCCCTGCTCGAGCGGATCGGCTTCGAAGTCGAAGTGGTGCCGCTCCACAAGGGCTATTGGTACCCGCATATCCTCTACTTGGCCAGAAAGAAAGGATCTTCTCCCATCTCCGGGCCTGCGTCACAGTGATCGGCCCGGCGGCGCGGGTTTTTCACGCCTTTTTTGCGCTACTCGCCTCGGCCCATGCAGCCGAAGGCGCCAACCTGATCCCTCCTTGAAGGAGGGGCCGGGGTGGTGATATCAATTAAATTAAAAGTGTTAAGCGCCTTCGGAATCTAAGGATTTCCCTCGGCGCCCGTTGGGTGCCCTCGAAGAGGCTCGCAAAAAAGTCTAAACCCGCGCGGTTTCGCCAGTTGCCGACCATATGCTGTTTTAATCCCCTCGAAGCAAACAGACTGCCTTAATCCGATCACAGCATATGGCTCCGTTCCCCCGAACGGTGTCACCGTGCCGCCTGACCATCCCCGGAGATGGGTGAGGATCCGGAAGAAATCGTCGGAGCCAATCCGGGAGAGCTCATCCGTTGAAATAGCCCCCTAAATGTGGCATAAGTAACGCGATGAAAATCTCCACCCTGGTCCGGCCGGACTGCGTCCACTTCAAGGGCGAGAAGCCCTGCAAGTTCAAGCGCGTCTGCGACGGCTGCCCCGAGTTCCAGGCCTTCGGCCCCAAGGTTCTGGTCATCAA
This genomic stretch from Candidatus Aminicenantes bacterium harbors:
- a CDS encoding ChbG/HpnK family deacetylase, producing the protein MARIIINADDFGLCACVNEGIIEAHRNGALSSATIMANMPGFDQAVVLAKENPRLGVGVHLNLVRGLPLSPASRIPTILGPDGRFLGSPSRLMRKMAAGRARPAEVEIELRAQIEKALAAGLRPSHVDSEKHMHAYPPVFRIAARLAGEYGIGGIRFIREFRLSRHPVQSAKAVLLTLWSARARAAVRSAGLVITDRFYGICNSGRMTAADLRRLIERPGRGSAEIMIHPGYVRPELFALEALTGPYYINRFREGELKAVTDPSVRALFRPGGPELTTYHGLRK
- the asnB gene encoding asparagine synthase (glutamine-hydrolyzing), translating into MCGICGIYGQAGLPEDARALTRAMCDVIVHRGPDEDGYYADGPISLGMRRLSIIDLTTGRQPIHNEDKTVWVVYNGEIFNFPELKPALMARGHKFYTNADTEVIVHLYEELGEEFATKLNGMFAIALWDTKARKLVLARDRLGIKPLHYAWQDGRFYFGSEIKSLLKAGVSREIDLESLSRYFTYEYVPTPESIFAKIKKIPPAHLMVVRDGQSEVRRYWDVHYAETAPARRSEESWAEEIAVRLRESVHMRLLSDVPLGVFLSGGIDSSAVTALMSETAGGRVKTFSIGFKEKTFDELDYAKIVADKFGTEHTEFVVESRQAADLVPTLMEYLDEPLADASIIPTYVISKLARKHVTVALAGDGGDELFGGYDTYKAFKVARLYRKIPGFLRRGLIGPAVRRLPASEKRLSFEFKAKKFTAGAEYPPEIANTLWWGAYTPELKARLLAPGLREHVSADPFGPIREQAAQTRAADPLDRLAYLDLKLYLQDDLLVKVDRMSMANSLEIRTPFLDYTFVEFAATIPSRLKLKGFESKHILKKALASRLPAEILNKKKIGFDIPLGPWLRNELKPFVMDTLSPARLKRHGFLDEGFVRTILDEHMAGAHNHRQLLWPLVIFQFWHDKYIAG
- a CDS encoding class I SAM-dependent methyltransferase — protein: MVDKKRVFEVFKGRGFWTTLYTRIKFKICPLLPVEPHLPAAGRFLDLGCGNGLFAAILKLGSPERRVAGFDLDEGKVALARKTFEGWDGMDFWTGDVVASDYPAADAITIIDVLYLIPFEAQEAILRKCHAALPPGGVLALKEMDDRPRWKARWNAFQETLAVKIIGFTLGGKFYFAGQGEYTPLLERIGFEVEVVPLHKGYWYPHILYLARKKGSSPISGPASQ